The Spirosoma radiotolerans genome has a window encoding:
- a CDS encoding acetyltransferase — protein sequence MENPVLILGAGSLGLTALDLFQRNNVVVYGLLDDNKDLHGKEFSDVSVLGETDDDGYLKLIGQKCEAFVAIADSRVRKRLVKMLNERRKVQPVNAIHDTATVSALAVIGHGNLIAARVVVNPFAELGQHCIIQAGVIIDAKAKVGDFVHIGTGCIINSNAIIEEGAFIGTGATIVAGITIGKNARIGAGSVVIENVDAGTTVFGNPAKKL from the coding sequence ATGGAGAATCCGGTGCTTATTTTAGGGGCAGGCAGCCTTGGGCTAACAGCTCTGGACCTTTTTCAGCGCAACAATGTCGTTGTATATGGTCTGCTGGATGATAATAAAGACTTGCACGGGAAGGAGTTCAGCGATGTGTCGGTGCTGGGAGAGACAGATGACGATGGCTACCTGAAGCTGATCGGTCAAAAGTGTGAGGCCTTCGTGGCTATAGCCGACAGTCGCGTGCGCAAGCGGCTCGTTAAGATGCTTAATGAACGGCGCAAGGTGCAGCCGGTGAACGCAATTCACGATACCGCAACGGTATCAGCCCTGGCCGTTATTGGGCACGGCAACCTGATTGCGGCCCGTGTGGTAGTGAACCCATTTGCCGAGTTGGGACAGCATTGTATTATTCAGGCTGGGGTAATTATTGATGCCAAGGCCAAAGTGGGTGATTTCGTTCACATTGGAACGGGATGTATCATCAATAGTAACGCAATCATTGAGGAGGGCGCCTTCATTGGTACCGGCGCAACGATTGTTGCGGGTATCACTATCGGAAAAAACGCCCGCATAGGAGCGGGCTCGGTTGTGATCGAGAATGTAGACGCTGGCACAACCGTATTTGGCAACCCCGCAAAAAAACTGTAG
- a CDS encoding UDP-2,3-diacylglucosamine diphosphatase, whose product MKLSTQFRTIVLSDIHLGTTGSKAKEATEFLRNYSCQKLILNGDIIDGWQLKQYGTWKKKHTAFFKTVLKQIVHYDTKVIYLRGNHDDFLDQIMPLKVGKNFSIQKDYILTSGSKKFYVTHGDVFDSITSHMKWLAYLGDLGYTFLLWVNKFYNQYRTWRGLPYYSLSQLVKSRIKQAVSYISDYEQKLTELARARNCNGVICGHIHQAAIHEYEGIIYMNSGDWVESLSALVEDHDGDWSLLYYTSDSDDEEEKKPVNNSSNQAVSAGSPIQTT is encoded by the coding sequence ATGAAATTAAGTACCCAGTTTCGCACGATTGTTTTGTCAGATATTCATCTGGGCACAACCGGGTCCAAGGCTAAAGAAGCCACTGAGTTTCTACGAAACTATTCGTGCCAGAAACTTATCCTCAACGGCGACATCATTGACGGGTGGCAGTTGAAGCAATATGGAACCTGGAAAAAGAAACATACCGCTTTTTTTAAAACGGTTTTAAAACAAATCGTTCATTACGATACCAAAGTTATCTATCTGCGGGGTAATCACGACGATTTCCTGGATCAGATCATGCCCCTCAAAGTGGGCAAAAATTTTTCGATACAGAAAGATTATATCCTGACTTCGGGATCAAAGAAGTTTTACGTCACTCATGGCGATGTATTCGATTCCATTACCTCGCACATGAAGTGGCTGGCCTATCTAGGCGATCTAGGCTACACGTTTCTGCTGTGGGTCAATAAGTTTTATAACCAGTACCGCACCTGGCGCGGATTGCCGTATTACTCGCTTTCTCAACTGGTAAAGTCCCGTATTAAGCAGGCCGTTAGCTACATCTCCGACTACGAGCAGAAATTAACCGAGCTGGCCCGTGCCCGTAACTGCAACGGTGTTATTTGTGGCCATATTCATCAGGCTGCCATCCACGAATACGAAGGCATCATCTACATGAATTCCGGCGATTGGGTCGAATCACTCAGTGCGCTGGTTGAAGACCATGACGGCGACTGGAGTTTGCTATACTACACATCTGACTCCGACGATGAAGAAGAAAAAAAGCCCGTTAATAACTCGTCCAATCAAGCCGTGAGTGCTGGTTCACCGATTCAAACAACCTAA
- a CDS encoding glycosyltransferase family protein: protein MRVLFLIQGEGRGHLTQALSLAQILQMAGHDVIGAIVGITAQRTVPTFFSEQFSAPISPVFSPGLVYNAGTNALEPFKTTVQAIQSMRPFWRSLKQVRDHIDTQRPDVVVNFYEMLGGMTYALLRPSVPMICIAHQYMAFHPDFQRPKGQWFYRQAFKFNTLLTCFGAQELLALSFDKQANEPQKRLRVVPPLLRREVTELKPKTAGTDASKEFLLAYVTQPGLKVELEKAHQQRPDVRMDAFHSDASGPDQLIDDTLTYHAIDGKRFLEFMARCKAIVTTAGFESVCEALYLGKPALMIPQPNHYEQACNAIDSQRAGVGIASDRFDLNQLLDYIPRYDPQVSERFRAWHAQGYFLFLAALNRAVTPTSKPSSGGFLSTRVRHLLRS, encoded by the coding sequence ATGCGTGTTTTATTCTTAATACAGGGAGAAGGCCGAGGTCATTTAACACAGGCGTTATCGCTGGCGCAGATTCTTCAGATGGCGGGCCACGATGTAATTGGTGCCATTGTAGGCATAACGGCTCAGCGAACGGTGCCAACCTTTTTTAGTGAACAGTTCAGCGCACCAATTTCACCCGTCTTTAGTCCAGGCTTGGTTTATAATGCCGGCACAAATGCGCTGGAACCGTTCAAGACGACCGTACAGGCCATTCAGAGCATGCGTCCATTCTGGCGCAGTTTAAAGCAGGTACGAGACCATATCGACACACAACGACCTGATGTAGTCGTTAATTTCTACGAAATGCTGGGCGGCATGACGTACGCCCTTCTGCGGCCGTCGGTCCCAATGATTTGCATCGCTCACCAGTACATGGCTTTTCATCCCGATTTCCAGCGTCCTAAAGGGCAATGGTTCTATCGGCAGGCCTTTAAGTTCAATACGCTGCTAACGTGTTTTGGCGCACAGGAATTACTTGCTTTATCGTTCGATAAGCAGGCCAACGAGCCCCAAAAACGGCTTCGTGTGGTGCCTCCTTTACTGCGTCGGGAAGTAACCGAACTAAAGCCTAAAACGGCTGGCACGGATGCTTCCAAAGAGTTTTTGTTGGCTTATGTCACACAGCCCGGCTTGAAGGTCGAATTGGAGAAAGCGCACCAGCAACGACCCGATGTTCGGATGGATGCGTTCCATTCGGATGCAAGCGGCCCCGATCAGTTGATCGATGATACACTGACTTACCACGCCATAGATGGAAAACGGTTTCTGGAGTTTATGGCCCGCTGCAAGGCAATTGTGACCACGGCTGGCTTTGAATCGGTTTGCGAAGCACTGTATCTGGGGAAACCGGCACTGATGATTCCGCAACCAAATCACTATGAACAAGCCTGCAACGCTATCGACAGCCAGCGGGCTGGTGTTGGCATCGCATCAGACCGGTTTGATCTGAATCAGCTTCTAGACTATATTCCTCGATATGACCCACAGGTAAGCGAGCGGTTCCGGGCCTGGCATGCACAGGGCTATTTCTTATTTCTGGCAGCGCTGAACCGGGCCGTTACGCCAACCAGCAAGCCGTCGTCGGGTGGTTTTCTATCAACACGCGTTCGGCATTTGCTTCGGTCATAG